TCAGTGCATGACAAAAATCTACACACCAATGAATCTGGTCGTAAACCGGATTTTCCCTTCATTAAGCAAGCTCAGGGAGCTTTCCTTAATTCAACTAACCAAAGCAATAACAATCGTATTACTCACCCTGTGTTCAGGTATTGCATTTGCGCAATCGCCGGTTACAGGAAAAGTTACAGATGAACAGGGTATACCAATGCCGGGTGTCTCTGTAAAAGTTAAAAAAACAACCAACGGTACTATTACCAATGGCGATGGCAGATATGTCTTAAAGACAGCTGCCGATGTTGTTTTAGAATTCAGCTATATCGGATATGAATCACAGGATGTTACTCTATCCGGAAAAAGTGTGATCAACGTCAGTCTTAAACCAGATGCCAAACTGATGGATGAAGTTGTAGTAGTAGGTTATACCTCCAAAAGCAAATCACAGATTGTGAGTTCTGTTTCAACGGTATCGGCTAAACAACTATTGGATGTGACCAGTAATAGTACAGCTAACCTTTTACAGGGAAAAGCGGCTGGTGTATCCGTTTCTTCTTCTTCAGGACAACCTGGCGCCACACCAACTATTCGTATCAGGGGTACAGGTACTTTCAGTGCTGGTGCAGAACCACTTACTGTTGTTGACGGTGTAATTGGCGGTACGGCTAACCCAAGAGATATAGAATCAATCACTGTATTAAAAGATGCGGGTGCAACAGGGCTATATGGTTCAAGAGCAGCAAACGGGGTAATTGTTATTACAACCAAACAAGGAAAGAGCGGTAAGACAAAAATCAACTATAGCGGATCATACGGGATCAATACTGCTTCTCAGGGTAATTTCAAATTGATGAACGGTCAGCAGCTCCTTGACTACAGTACTTATATGTACACGAATGACTATAATACAAAAAGAGCAAATTTCATTAAAAAGCTTTCTGCCACTACTCCAAATCCAACTCAACAACAAATAGATGATTACCTGAAACTGAATCAGTTGCCATTAACCAATGCTGATTATTTATCAGGAATTCTTCCTTCGGTTCCCAACAACACAGACTGGAGAGACCTGGCATTCAGACAGGCCTATACCAACAGTCAGAATATCAATATTTCGGGAGGTGACGAAAAAACTCATTTCTATATTGGAGCAGACTATTACAATGAACAGGGTACACTGATCAATACAGGAATTAATAACACAAATTTCAGGGTTAATCTTGACCACAAGATTAATGACAGACTGAAAATCACTACCAGAATCAACGCTGGTTTTGGTAAAAAAACAAATGATCAGACTGGTGCGCTTTACCAGGCTTATACCAACTTACCCTGGGATAATCCCTACAACACTGACGGAACTCCTCGATATATAGATCAGGAAAGTGACTGGTATGGCCGTGATAAAACGAACTTTGTATTTTTAAAAGATTACAATGTCGACAATACAAGAACACAGACACTTGCAGGCGACTTAAAGCTTGAATACAAAATCAATAACTGGTTAAACTTTACAACTTCAAACAGATATACAACCAGTAATTCCAGACAGGAAATTCTGACTGATGCACGTACACCTACAGGAAAAGCCAACTCAGGAGAACTAAGAAATCTTTACAACTATGGCAACTCCTTTCTTACTTCCAATTTGTTCAATGCATCTTATAGTTTTGGTAAACATAATTTAACCGGTATCGGAGGTTTTGAATATCAGCAGAACTATGTAGACAATATTGATGCAACCGGTTACGGTATACAGCCGGGTCTTGAAATTCCGGATGCCACTGCAACACCAAAAACGCTGTTAGGTGGTAAATCAAAAAGCCGCTTTATTTCAGAGCTTTTCATGGCCGATTATAACTATGATAACCGCTATTTCGGAACGGTTTCTTTACGTAACGATGGTTCATCCAAATTTGGTGCAAATCATAAATTCGGTTTATTTTACTCTGTAGCCGGCGGATGGTTGATTTCCAATGAGAAATTCTTTCAGTCAAAAGTTATTACCAATCTGAAACTACGTGGTAGTTACGGTGTTACTGGTAATACGCCAAATGGGGATTATACTTCATTAGCCTTATATACCTTTAATGTACAGTATGCAAACATTCCAGGGGGATATCCTTCAGCTTTACCTAATCCATATTTAACCTGGGAAACTCCTACAACCATCAATTTTGGTGGTAATATCGGTTTATGGAACAGAATAGAATTAAGCGTTGATCTTTATCAGCGAACTAATAAAGATCTGATCATTGATGTTCCGCTTTCCAGTGCAACCGGCTTTTACAGGCTAACACAGAATATTGGTTCAATCAGAAACAGAGGGATCGATATCGAATTGAATACCAAAAACTTTACAGGCGAATTCAAATGGAACACCAGTTTTAATATTGGATTCAACAGAAACAATGTCTCTAAATTATATGAAAATCAACCGATTGACAAATTCTACAATCAGCGTATAGCCGTAGGGCATGATATGAATTCATGGTATACCAGAGAATGGGCAGGCGTTGATCCTAATAATGGTGATCCACTTTGGTATACAACCAAGGCAGATGGAACCACTACAACTACCAATAATTATAATGCAGCAGAAAGAAGATATGTAGGTACCTCATCCCCAAAATTCACTGGCGGTATGGGTAACGAATTCACCTATAAAAACTTCAGCCTGAATACATTTTTCAATTTTGTTTACGGGAATAAAATTTACAATGCCAACCGTGAAGTATTTGATGCCGATGGAGCTTATCCACAGTACAACAGCATGACTTTAAAGGATGGATGGAACAGATGGGAAAAACCGGGAGATATTGCTACTCATCCTAAAGCGGTAGTTAACGGGAATAAATTATCGAATAAACCTTCTTCAAGATTTCTGGAAGACGGATCTTATTTAAGATTGAGAAACATTACTCTTGGCTATAATTTCTCAGATGCAGTACTTAAAAAACTTAAAGTTTCCAATCTGAGAGTTTATGTAAGCGCAGATAACCTGGTTACTCTGACTAAATTTTCAGGCATGGATCCGGAGGTTTCTGATCTGGAACCAAACACGAATAACAGTGGAGTAAGCGGAACCAAGTATCCGATCAGTAAAAAGATATTATTTGGAGTAAACATAGGTTTTTAAGTATAAACCCGATTTAAAGATTACAAAAATGATTAACAGATATAAAACAATCTTAGCCATGGCACTTATTGTGTCAGCTACTGCCTGTAAAAAAAGCCTGACCCTGGATCCTTATGCAGGGATGACGACTGAACAAGTTGTAACTACCTTTGAAGGTCTTCAGGCAGCTACTATCGGTACCTACAACTATATTAAAGATCCGTACTATGTACGTAATTATCATATTTTTTCTGAATATGCAAGTGATAACGTTTCGCTGAGCGGAACAACAACTGATCCGCTGTTCTATGCTTATAACTATCAGCATCAGAAAAATCAGAGTAACGTGGAAAACTTCTGGCGTAAAGCCTACCAGGCAGTTTTCGGAACTAATGTCGTGATAGAAAAAGTAGCAGAAAGCCAGGACCCGGTGAAAAATCAATTGCTTGGAGAAAATTACTTTTTAAGAGCGATGGTGAACTTTGATCTGGTCAAATTCTTTGGTCGTCCCTATACTGATGACAATGGTGAATCACTTGGCGTCATGCTTAAAACCAATACTATTGTGACGGAATTACCATCCAGATCAAAAGTAAAAGATGTTTATGCCCTGGTAATTAGCGATTTGTTAAAGTCGATCAAATTGATGAACAGTACAAAAAACAACAACTTTGCTTCCAAAGAAGTTGCTATGGCGTTGCTGAGCAGAGTCTATTTGTATATGGGAGATTATAAAAATGCATTTGATTATGCAGATCAGGTAATTAAGACTGGTCGTTATTCTCTGGTGCCATCTACAGGATATGCTAAATATTTTACCGGTGTTCCTGAAGCAAATCCTGAAACTATTTTTGCGATCAGACACGTATTGAAAGATGACCGTCTGGATGACGCCATAGGTTCTATGTACTGGGGTGGAGCTATCGGTTATGGTGAGATGTATGCTTCGCAGTCTTACAGATCCTTAGTCAATAAATTCCCTGAAGATTTACGTAATTCATTTGTTGTACCTCAATATGAAAAAAATGAAGATGGAACAATTAAGAAAGACGCACAGGGCAATCCGGTTCTTCAGAAAAGAAATGGTTATCCTAAATATTTCATTAACAAATACTCCTTCCAGGAAGGTTATGAAACTTTAAGCTCCCCTGTCGTATTAAGACTGGCAGAAATGTATCTGACAAGAGCGGAATGCGCTTTCCAGCTGGGCAGACCAAATGACGCACTTGCAGATGTGAATATCATCAGAACCCGTGCAGGATTAAGCGGAAATGCTTTATTCTCTACAGGTAATATGATGGGCTATACCAGTGTACTGGATGTGATTCTGGATGAACGCAGACTGGAATTTGCCTTTGAATCACAACGCAAATTTGACGTTTTCAGAAATAAAAGAACGCTGAACAGAGATTATCCTGGTACCCATCTGGCTTCGGGACAAACTTCACAGCAAATTCCTTATACTGATCCGAGGGTGATTTTCTTTATTCCTGAGAATGATATTACGCTTAATCCTAACCTGATTCAGAATCCTTAAGGTCACCGATTTTGAACCAGCATTAACCAGGCTGGTTCAATTTTTTTATTATAACCTAAACAACCAACCTATGAAAACATTTATCTTATCCTTATCCTTCCTGTCCCTGCTCATCGGGACCTCTTGTAAAAAGAGTACCTTAACAGGTGATGACAATGTTAAAACAGCCAAACAGATTACAGATTTTGTAGCTACAGGACCAAAAATTGTCATTGCCTTAGGCGGCAACGCCTGGGTGAAAACCACGGGAAGTGAAATCATTAATAACAATGGTCTGGCCAACTGGACCAATGCCAATGCAGTAACCAGTGTTTATTTCAGAACAGAAGCTCCGGGTATCATTACTGTTAAACTGAGAATGAAAGTTCCGGGAGGAAACAGTACGTTTAAAGTATCGACTGGTACACAGTCTATCAGCACGACTGCTTCAAATTCATCATTTGATACTGTAGCGGTTGGAAATTTCAACATCACAGCCAAAGGTTACGTTAAATTTGATATACAGGGCGTAAGTAAAACAGGAAGTTACTTTGGCGATGTTTCTGATTTAATTATCAGCGGACAACCGGTAACTGACAGTGTATCTTATGTAAAAGATAATATCGACTCCCGTTTTTACTGGGGTCGCAGAGGACCGTCAGTTCATGTCAACTATACCATTCCTGATGCCATTAAAAACAATGTAGAATGGTTTTATAATGAAATCAATGTTCCGGTAGGTTCAGACCCGATCGGTTCTTATTTCATGTCCAATGGCTTCGGAGAAGGCTATTTTGGTATCCAGGTAAATTCTGCCACTGAGCGCAGAGTTTTGTTTTCTCTGTGGAGTCCATTCCCTACTGATGATCCGGCTACTATACCAGATGATAAAAAAATCAAGCTGATTAAAAAAGGCGCTGATGTACATAGCGGAGAATTTGGCAATGAAGGATCAGGTGGACAGAGTTATCTGATTTATCCATGGGTAGCAGGTAAAACCTATGCTTTTCTAACCAGAGCGCAACCAGATGCAGCTACCAATAAAACAGTTTACACGTCTTATTTCAAACCTGAGGGTGGCAACTGGATGTTAATTGCAAGTTTTGAGCGTCCGGCAACCAATACCAGATTAAAAAGTTTATACTCATTCCTTGAAAACTTCAATCAGGATATGGGAAATATAGAAAGAAAAGCTAATTACGGCAATCAATGGGCAATTGATACCAGCGGTAACTGGACAGAAATTACAGCTATGAAATTTACCGGTGATGATATTGCCAACAGAGGTTACAGAAAAGATGTCGGAGGCGGAGTAAATGGTAATCAGTTCTTTTTAAGAAACGGTGGTTTCTTTAGTGATGCTGTTACTTTGAAGCAAAATTTTAACAGACCTTCAACGGGAGCTGCTCATCCGGTTATCGATTTCAGCCAGTTACCTTAATTATTCTTTGATGATTATGAACGGCTTATCATTTGATACTTAGCAAAAAGCCCCGGTACGAATTGCCGGGGCTTTTTTTTTAGTCATTTTTATTACTTATATTAAAAGATAATTGCAACATTTGAGATAAATGTCAGATAAACCAACTACGATAAAAGAAATAGCCAAGCTGCTCGATATTTCAGTATCTACCGTTTCGAGAGCTTTGAATGATCACTCCAGCATAGGTTTGATTACCAAAATGCGGGTAAAAAAAATGGCCAAAGAACTTAACTATGAGCCAAATCAGAGAGCTATTCAATTTTTACAGGGTAAATCGCATACCATAGGCGTTATTCTGCCCGAACTTGCTGAATCTTTTTTCTCTGCGGCTATCAGCGGAATTGAAGATATAGCCTATAAAAGAAACTATACCGTATTGCTTGCCCAGTCTCATGATGATGCAGACAGAGAGAAGTTACTCATTGAAAAAATGAAGATGCAGCGTGTAGACGGGCTGTTAATCTCGGTATCAAAAACGACCAATACCTACGAACATCTGGAAGCTTTCAAAAAATCAAATATTCCTATTGTATTTTTTGATCGTATCCCACCTGTTAAAAATATACACTTTGTAGCCTCCAACCTGGAGTCAGGTACTTATGAGGCTGTCAACTTCCTGCTAAAAAAAGGTCACCGTACTATTGGTATGATCAACGGTCCTACTAACCTGGTAGCCAGTACGGAAAGAAAGAACGGTTATATCAAGGCCATGACCTCTCACCGGTTAAAATTTGATCCATCTTTAATGCTGAACTGTGATCTGACAGAAGCAGGAACTATTGAAGCGATGGATAACTTCCTGAATCACAAGCGCAAACCTACAGCAATAGTCACATTCAATGATTATGTGGCTCTATTTGCGATCCGTTATGCGCGTTCACTAAACATCCAGATCAATAAGGATATTGATTTTGTAAGCTATGCCAATCTGCCGCTGATCAATTATATGGACTTTACACCTATTGCTTCGGTAGAACAGTTTCCGTACAAACAAGGAAAGAAGGCAGCAGACATTTTACTGGATCTGATTAACAAACCCAAGGGTGATTCTGAAACAGAAACTGCTTATTATAACGTAGTTGTAGAATCTGAATTAATCGTAGGCAAGGAGAAATAAATTTACACAAACGTTTGCACAGCAATCTGATAGCGAAATTGATTAAGTTTGAGTTTACGAAAAAAAATAAACTCGCCTAATATATGCTTGATAAGATTTTACCGTTGTACGGAATTCAACCTGTTGAAAGTGACGTACAATTATTTGGAGATGGTCTGATCAATCGTACCTGGAAAATAACTACTCAATCTAAAGGATATATCCTGCAGCAGGTTAATCAGTCTGTATTTAAAAATCCACAGGATATAGATCAGAATGTATCGCGACTAAAGTCATATCTGAGCAAAACGCATCCGGAATATCTTTTTGTTTCTCCCCTGTCCGGATCATCCGGCAGCTCATTAATAGAAACTTCTGAAGGATATTTCAGATTGTTTCCTTTTGTAGAGAATTCACATTCTCTGAATGTCCTGAACAAAAAAGAAGAAGCCTACGAGGGTGCCAGACAGTTTGGAAGATTTTCCAGACTGCTCAACGATTTCGACGTTAAACAACTGCACATTACCTTACCGGATTTCCATAACCTGTCCTTAAGATTTGATCAGTTTACCTATGCTGTAGAAAATGCCTCAGCAGAGCGTAAAGAAAAGTCTAAAGACCTGATCGCTTTTATTATGGATCATGTGGATATTGTGACTACTTATAAAAACATAGTAGAGCGCAATGAGATTCCGCAAAGGGTAATTCATCATGATACTAAAATCAATAACGTCCTTTTTGACCAGAATAATAAAGGGATCTGTGTAATAGACCTGGATACTGTAATGCCTGGTTATTTCATCAGTGACGTTGGTGATATGATGCGAACTTATTTATCAGCCGCTGGTGAGGAAGAAACTGACCTGAGCAGAATCAATGTCAGAAAAGATTTCTTTAAAGCCATTTATGATGGTTATATGGAAGAAATGGGTGATGTGCTGACCCCAACTGAAAAAAGCTATTTCATTTATGCAGGTAAGTTCCTGATCTACATGCAGGCCATCCGCTTTTTAGCTGACTATCTTCAGAACGATATTTATTATGGTGAAAAATATGAAGGCCATAACCTGAACAGGACTAAAAACCAGATCACGCTGCTGGAGAAATACCTGGAACTGGAACCTCAACTGGAAAACATCATTGGCAAAATAGCAATTCAATAAAACATAAATCCTTTTACTGATAGCTCAGCTATGGGTCAGATAACTGAGTTGGTATAGGGTTGGTATACCCCAGGGGTATACCAACCCTATACCAACTCAGTTCACTTACACTGCCCCAACTTTCCTCTTGCTTCTCTTTAATCTGCTTGCGATTAATTATTGATAAAAAAATATTAATAATATTAATATTTTTTTATCTTCATAGCTATAAAATCGCTCTCATGATCATATTCGGAACCGGCTTCTATGGAAAAATAGAGGACTACAAAAATCACTGGATAGAAACCAAGTTCTTTCATGTTTTCTTCATCCCCCTGTTTCCAACCTCTTCGATGTGTGTAATTGATTCTTCCTTCAGAAAAAGGACAGGATGGGATCTGGCACTGCATTCCAAAAGTGTTAAAGCTGCTTATGGAAGATTTTTCACTTTCATCATCGCTGCCTTTTTTCTTTTCTGGACTTTTGAAAATGGTATAAAAAATTTCCTGGCGGAGAGCATCTTTGGCTTTGCCATGACTGCATGCTGGATATATCTGTATTTCTTTTATGGCAAACCTACAGCCGAAGAGATACAAAGCCGGGATAAAATGGCAAGCTGCACAGGTTTGTCAGTACTCCCGCACTGGATCAGTTTTAGTCATGCAGAATCCCAGTTAAAATTCTTCACTACTGTTTATCAGGAGAAATACCCTGACAGCGACTGGAAAGCTGATCTTAAAAAAGGTCAGCGGAATCCTCAGCAAATAAAACTACTCTATACTCTTGCACTTTTCAACTGTATGATCTTTGATACTCCCGAAAATGAAGAGCTTTATTATAAGGCAGATAATGACTATCAGCTGGCTCCGCAATCCTCACCTGATACCAGGCTGGCTTTTTAGCATCCGGTATATGATTTAAAGGGCACCAATTTTGTTTAGTGTTTAATTAAAATCTAAAGCAGGATGGATCGTAAACAGTTTATCAAAAGTAATATTGTCTTAGGTATAGGACTAACGGCTTCAAAAATAAGTGCTGCTGTTCCGCTGCCTGAAAAAAAGGAGACTGAACACCATCGTGTAATTGTTATTGGTACTGGCTATGGAGCTGCAGTTGCAGCCCTGCGCATGGCCGAAAAAGGGATTAAAGTACTCATGCTGGAAATGGGTATGGACTGGCCGGCCAGTAAAGAACATCGCACTTTCTCCAAACTGATTTTTCCGGATAAACGTTCTACCTGGTTAAAATCACACAGTATATTGCCTTTTGCCAATGTCTTTACCTTTAAAAAGTACACAGGCGTATTGGACAGAATAGATACCGATCAGCTGAAAGTTTATGTAGGCAGAGGTGTCGGTGGTGGCTCACTGGTCAATGGAGGAATGGCTGTAGTACCTAAAAGAGCCTATTTTGAAAGTATCATGCCGGAAATCAATGCCGCAGAAATGTACGACAAATATTTTCCGCTGGCCAACCGGATGTTAAAGGTCAATTCCATTTCGCCCCGCTTTTTTGAAACTACTCCTTATTATAAATTTGCCCGTACTGCAAGAGATCAGGCTCACAAAGCTGGTTATAAAACCGTTTTTGTACCCAATGTCTATGACTTTGACTATATGGAAAAAGAAAGCCGGAAAGAGGTTTATCAATCTGCTTTAAATGGTGAAGTTGTGTATGGAAACAATGCTGGAAAACAAAGCCTGGATAAAACTTATCTGGCCGCAGCCATGAAAACAAAAAACGTCGAAATCAGACCATTGTATAGTGTAAGATCTATCCACAGTACAAAAACAGGTTATAAGCTGGAAGTGGATAACATCAATACTTCAGGAGATACCGTATTTTCACAGGATTTCAGCTGCGATTTTCTTTTTGTCTGTGCTGGCAGCATGGGTACATCCGAATTGATGGTCAAAGCCAAAGCAACTGGTACTTTACCGGCGCTTAATCAGGAAGTAGGCGAAGGATGGGGGAATAATGGTAATGTAATGGCTGGCAGAAACTTTATCAAACAAGGTACAGGCAGTAAACAGTCCTGTATTCCAACCATGGCAATTGATGACTGGGATAATAAAGAACATCCCGTTTTTGCTGAAATTTCGCCCATGCCTATGAAAATGGAAACCTGGACTTCTTTATATCTGGCCATTACTAAAAATCCGAACCGTGGTAAATTTAGCTATAACGCCCTGACCAATAAAGTGAATTTAAAAGTCGCCGAAAATTTCAGCACAAATGCCATAGCGGATGTCAAACAGCTGATGGACAAATTAAATAACGAAAATGGAGGCACCTACGCCCGTTTGTTATTTAAGCACGGTATTAACGGAGAAATCTGTTATCATCCTTTAGGTGGCTGCGTTATAGGCCGGGCAACAGATTTATATGGCAGATTTAAAGGTTATGAAAGATTATACACCTGCGACGGTTCATTACTACCGGGCAGCACAGGTGTAAATCCCTTTGTGACCATTACTGCAATTGCTGAAAGAAATATAGAAAAGATCATTGCAGAAGATTTCCAAAACTACTGACACCATTCACCGGCCGTAGAAATTGCTGCCTGACGCGGGAAAATCTTATCCATTAAAACACGATGTACTTCCTCATCACCGTCTGCGCAACAGTCGGATAAAATGGTTATCTGATAGTCTTTATCTGCGGCTTCGCGTAAAGTAGAAAGCACGACCCCACTGGTAGAAATACCTGCCAGTACAATATGCTGAATACCTGCGGCTCTTAAAACGACTTCCAGATCACTTCCGGTAAAGGCACTGTAACGGCGTTTAATAACTACCACCTCATTATCCTTTGGCGCAAGCTCCGGAAGAATCCGGGCAAAGTCTTCCATGTTTAGTCCATTAAGCCTGTCTTTACCTGCAGAAAAGCTCTTATTGTTATCGCTTATTTCCGGTAAACCTGCTCTGAAACTAATGGTGACATAGATAACAGGAATTTTTTGGCTGCGGGCATGTTTGATTGCAGCAGCAATATTAGCAGTAAGCGCTGTTAATACGGGGGCTTCAATCAGACCTGATATCCCGCTTTGCATATCCATGACGAGTAATGCTGTGTTTTGAGTTTTTTGTTCCATTTGATTGATTGATTGATTGATTGATTGATTGATTGATTAATTGTTTCTTTTAATTTTTCATCTTATCAGCGAAGCGTACTGACATTAATAAGCTTATTACAGCTATACCTGCAAAAAACACGATAACCGAAAGACTGTTGTCGGCTGATATCTTACCGGCTCTGAACAACAGATAACCTGCTGCCAGGTTAAAGAGCGCCCAGACTACATTTAAAAACGGAGATGAAAGTCCTTTCCCCGGTGGATTTGCAAAAGGTGTAGGAAATGCGTCTCCTGAAATACCTTTAGTAAAATGAGGTACGAAATTCGCTAAAAACATACCGGCCCAGAAGCCGCTGAAATAATGATACCATTGCATAATGAAGAGTTTAAGTGATATTTTTTTTTATTATATGAACCTGTTGAATTAATTTTTCTACTGATCACTTCTCAGATATTTATAAAATGAAACCGCAATAATAAGTGCAGTTATACCCTGAAAAAAAATAGCAGCCGGTGCACCTATCTTTTGGGATATGACCCCAATGATCAGACTTCCCAGTGGAAGCATACCAAAATAAGCCATTGCCACATAACTCATTACCCGGCCTCTCATTTCAGGATCTGAGTCTACTTGTATGATGGTAAGACAGATTGT
This portion of the Pedobacter lusitanus genome encodes:
- a CDS encoding RagB/SusD family nutrient uptake outer membrane protein, whose amino-acid sequence is MALIVSATACKKSLTLDPYAGMTTEQVVTTFEGLQAATIGTYNYIKDPYYVRNYHIFSEYASDNVSLSGTTTDPLFYAYNYQHQKNQSNVENFWRKAYQAVFGTNVVIEKVAESQDPVKNQLLGENYFLRAMVNFDLVKFFGRPYTDDNGESLGVMLKTNTIVTELPSRSKVKDVYALVISDLLKSIKLMNSTKNNNFASKEVAMALLSRVYLYMGDYKNAFDYADQVIKTGRYSLVPSTGYAKYFTGVPEANPETIFAIRHVLKDDRLDDAIGSMYWGGAIGYGEMYASQSYRSLVNKFPEDLRNSFVVPQYEKNEDGTIKKDAQGNPVLQKRNGYPKYFINKYSFQEGYETLSSPVVLRLAEMYLTRAECAFQLGRPNDALADVNIIRTRAGLSGNALFSTGNMMGYTSVLDVILDERRLEFAFESQRKFDVFRNKRTLNRDYPGTHLASGQTSQQIPYTDPRVIFFIPENDITLNPNLIQNP
- a CDS encoding GMC oxidoreductase produces the protein MDRKQFIKSNIVLGIGLTASKISAAVPLPEKKETEHHRVIVIGTGYGAAVAALRMAEKGIKVLMLEMGMDWPASKEHRTFSKLIFPDKRSTWLKSHSILPFANVFTFKKYTGVLDRIDTDQLKVYVGRGVGGGSLVNGGMAVVPKRAYFESIMPEINAAEMYDKYFPLANRMLKVNSISPRFFETTPYYKFARTARDQAHKAGYKTVFVPNVYDFDYMEKESRKEVYQSALNGEVVYGNNAGKQSLDKTYLAAAMKTKNVEIRPLYSVRSIHSTKTGYKLEVDNINTSGDTVFSQDFSCDFLFVCAGSMGTSELMVKAKATGTLPALNQEVGEGWGNNGNVMAGRNFIKQGTGSKQSCIPTMAIDDWDNKEHPVFAEISPMPMKMETWTSLYLAITKNPNRGKFSYNALTNKVNLKVAENFSTNAIADVKQLMDKLNNENGGTYARLLFKHGINGEICYHPLGGCVIGRATDLYGRFKGYERLYTCDGSLLPGSTGVNPFVTITAIAERNIEKIIAEDFQNY
- a CDS encoding LacI family DNA-binding transcriptional regulator — encoded protein: MSDKPTTIKEIAKLLDISVSTVSRALNDHSSIGLITKMRVKKMAKELNYEPNQRAIQFLQGKSHTIGVILPELAESFFSAAISGIEDIAYKRNYTVLLAQSHDDADREKLLIEKMKMQRVDGLLISVSKTTNTYEHLEAFKKSNIPIVFFDRIPPVKNIHFVASNLESGTYEAVNFLLKKGHRTIGMINGPTNLVASTERKNGYIKAMTSHRLKFDPSLMLNCDLTEAGTIEAMDNFLNHKRKPTAIVTFNDYVALFAIRYARSLNIQINKDIDFVSYANLPLINYMDFTPIASVEQFPYKQGKKAADILLDLINKPKGDSETETAYYNVVVESELIVGKEK
- a CDS encoding phosphotransferase enzyme family protein, which gives rise to MLDKILPLYGIQPVESDVQLFGDGLINRTWKITTQSKGYILQQVNQSVFKNPQDIDQNVSRLKSYLSKTHPEYLFVSPLSGSSGSSLIETSEGYFRLFPFVENSHSLNVLNKKEEAYEGARQFGRFSRLLNDFDVKQLHITLPDFHNLSLRFDQFTYAVENASAERKEKSKDLIAFIMDHVDIVTTYKNIVERNEIPQRVIHHDTKINNVLFDQNNKGICVIDLDTVMPGYFISDVGDMMRTYLSAAGEEETDLSRINVRKDFFKAIYDGYMEEMGDVLTPTEKSYFIYAGKFLIYMQAIRFLADYLQNDIYYGEKYEGHNLNRTKNQITLLEKYLELEPQLENIIGKIAIQ
- a CDS encoding SusC/RagA family TonB-linked outer membrane protein translates to MTKIYTPMNLVVNRIFPSLSKLRELSLIQLTKAITIVLLTLCSGIAFAQSPVTGKVTDEQGIPMPGVSVKVKKTTNGTITNGDGRYVLKTAADVVLEFSYIGYESQDVTLSGKSVINVSLKPDAKLMDEVVVVGYTSKSKSQIVSSVSTVSAKQLLDVTSNSTANLLQGKAAGVSVSSSSGQPGATPTIRIRGTGTFSAGAEPLTVVDGVIGGTANPRDIESITVLKDAGATGLYGSRAANGVIVITTKQGKSGKTKINYSGSYGINTASQGNFKLMNGQQLLDYSTYMYTNDYNTKRANFIKKLSATTPNPTQQQIDDYLKLNQLPLTNADYLSGILPSVPNNTDWRDLAFRQAYTNSQNINISGGDEKTHFYIGADYYNEQGTLINTGINNTNFRVNLDHKINDRLKITTRINAGFGKKTNDQTGALYQAYTNLPWDNPYNTDGTPRYIDQESDWYGRDKTNFVFLKDYNVDNTRTQTLAGDLKLEYKINNWLNFTTSNRYTTSNSRQEILTDARTPTGKANSGELRNLYNYGNSFLTSNLFNASYSFGKHNLTGIGGFEYQQNYVDNIDATGYGIQPGLEIPDATATPKTLLGGKSKSRFISELFMADYNYDNRYFGTVSLRNDGSSKFGANHKFGLFYSVAGGWLISNEKFFQSKVITNLKLRGSYGVTGNTPNGDYTSLALYTFNVQYANIPGGYPSALPNPYLTWETPTTINFGGNIGLWNRIELSVDLYQRTNKDLIIDVPLSSATGFYRLTQNIGSIRNRGIDIELNTKNFTGEFKWNTSFNIGFNRNNVSKLYENQPIDKFYNQRIAVGHDMNSWYTREWAGVDPNNGDPLWYTTKADGTTTTTNNYNAAERRYVGTSSPKFTGGMGNEFTYKNFSLNTFFNFVYGNKIYNANREVFDADGAYPQYNSMTLKDGWNRWEKPGDIATHPKAVVNGNKLSNKPSSRFLEDGSYLRLRNITLGYNFSDAVLKKLKVSNLRVYVSADNLVTLTKFSGMDPEVSDLEPNTNNSGVSGTKYPISKKILFGVNIGF
- a CDS encoding DUF3472 domain-containing protein, translated to MKTFILSLSFLSLLIGTSCKKSTLTGDDNVKTAKQITDFVATGPKIVIALGGNAWVKTTGSEIINNNGLANWTNANAVTSVYFRTEAPGIITVKLRMKVPGGNSTFKVSTGTQSISTTASNSSFDTVAVGNFNITAKGYVKFDIQGVSKTGSYFGDVSDLIISGQPVTDSVSYVKDNIDSRFYWGRRGPSVHVNYTIPDAIKNNVEWFYNEINVPVGSDPIGSYFMSNGFGEGYFGIQVNSATERRVLFSLWSPFPTDDPATIPDDKKIKLIKKGADVHSGEFGNEGSGGQSYLIYPWVAGKTYAFLTRAQPDAATNKTVYTSYFKPEGGNWMLIASFERPATNTRLKSLYSFLENFNQDMGNIERKANYGNQWAIDTSGNWTEITAMKFTGDDIANRGYRKDVGGGVNGNQFFLRNGGFFSDAVTLKQNFNRPSTGAAHPVIDFSQLP
- a CDS encoding cysteine hydrolase family protein, which translates into the protein MEQKTQNTALLVMDMQSGISGLIEAPVLTALTANIAAAIKHARSQKIPVIYVTISFRAGLPEISDNNKSFSAGKDRLNGLNMEDFARILPELAPKDNEVVVIKRRYSAFTGSDLEVVLRAAGIQHIVLAGISTSGVVLSTLREAADKDYQITILSDCCADGDEEVHRVLMDKIFPRQAAISTAGEWCQ